One Salvelinus sp. IW2-2015 linkage group LG35, ASM291031v2, whole genome shotgun sequence DNA segment encodes these proteins:
- the hapln2 gene encoding hyaluronan and proteoglycan link protein 2 produces MNXAAILILTASCFSWTSAIYLPNRQETKKLKYLLEPPVYAEVTSPRGGNATLPCVLRFKPSHYKVKWTKLEPLRRGSENIVMITNGSAHKPYGLLGPRASLRKAHAMDASLQLSNLELEDDGRYRCELINGIEDESVIITLRIEGMIFPYQSKNGRYKFTYKEAKEACAEQDGTLATFKQLYRAWTEGLDWCNAGWLIDGTVHYPILHPRAECGGELLPGIRSYGPRDRIRDHFDAFCFTSRTTGFVFFVGEPLTFGEAMQACKGEGAELALVGQLYSAWRFLSYDRCDGGWLKDGSVRFPITTPRARCGGIPEAGVRTVGYPNKTLRLYGAYCYR; encoded by the exons ATGAACMGTGCTGCTATTTTGATACTAACCGCAAGTTGTTTCAGTTGGACGTCTGCTATTTATCTCCCAAACAGACAAG AAACAAAGAAACTGAAGTATCTGCTTGAGCCTCCTGTTTATGCCGAAGTAACCAGCCCTCGGGGAGGAAATGCCACTTTGCCATGTGTACTGCGATTCAAACCAAGCCATTACAAGGTGAAATGGACAAAACTGGAACCACTTCGTCGTGGAAGCGAGAACATTGTCATGATCACAAACGGTTCAGCCCACAAACCCTATGGCCTGCTTGGGCCACGGGCCTCGCTTCGTAAGGCTCATGCCATGGATGCCTCACTACAACTCAGCAACTTGGAACTAGAAGATGATGGTAGATATCGCTGTGAGCTGATCAACGGTATTGAGGATGAGAGCGTCATCATTACATTGAGGATAGAAG GGATGATATTTCCATATCAGAGCAAAAATGGCCGTTACAAATTCACCTACAAGGAAGCTAAGGAGGCCTGTGCTGAACAGGATGGCACATTGGCCACATTCAAGCAGCTATACAGAG CCTGGACAGAGGGTCTGGATTGGTGCAACGCGGGATGGCTCATCGATGGGACAGTCCACTACCCCATCCTGCACCCACGAGCAGAATGTGGGGGGGAGCTGCTACCTGGCATTCGCAGCTATGGCCCCCGGGACAGGATCCGGGACCACTTTGATGCCTTCTGTTTCACCTCTAGAACCACAG gCTTTGTGTTCTTCGTTGGAGAGCCACTCACATTTGGGGAGGCAATGCAGGCATGTAAGGGTGAGGGAGCAGAGTTAGCTCTGGTTGGACAGCTCTATTCGGCCTGGCGTTTCCTGAGCTATGACCGCTGTGATGGAGGTTGGTTGAAGGACGGCAGTGTGCGTTTCCCTATCACCACCCCTAGAGCGCGCTGTGGCGGTATTCCCGAGGCTGGGGTGCGCACCGTTGGGTACCCCAACAAGACCCTGCGTCTCTATGGTGCCTACTGCTACAGGTAG